In Microcaecilia unicolor chromosome 1, aMicUni1.1, whole genome shotgun sequence, the following are encoded in one genomic region:
- the LOC115461168 gene encoding olfactory receptor 1020-like has protein sequence MEDKNQTSITEIILLGFSDLSKLQNLLFTAFLAMYALTLLGNIGIIILIRIDPQLHTPMYLFLSNLSFVDICYSSTVTPRALANFITEKKSMSLIGCATQFYFIAMLASAECFLLSMMAYDRYIAICNPLLYTAVMTKKVCIQLLGNAYIISLTYSLIQTGNIFSMSFCGSNKINHFYCDAPPLLKLSCSDTFFNEIILSTFASIVTLLNAVAIFLSYIYIISAILKIRSATGRQKAFSTCASHFMTVVLFFGTLVFMYVSPSSRYSLNKNRLTSVIYTMVIPMVNPMIYSLRNNDVKRALKKVLDKKLNF, from the coding sequence ATGGAAGACAAAAACCAAACTTCTATTACTGAGATCATCCTACTTGGATTTTCTGATCTTTCTAAGCTGCAAAATTTACTTTTCACTGCTTTTCTGGCCATGTATGCACTCACTCTACTGGGGAACATTGGTATTATTATACTAATTAGGATTGATCCTCAACTTCATACACCTATGTACTTATTTCTTAGTAACTTATCTTTTGTAGATATCTGTTATTCCTCAACTGTCACCCCAAGGGCACTGGCCAACTTTATAACGGAGAAAAAAAGCATGTCCCTGATTGGCTGTGCTACACAGTTCTACTTCATTGCCATGCTGGCATCTGCAGAGTGTTTCCTGCTCTCCATGATGGCTTATGATCGTTATATAGCAATATGTAACCCCTTACTCTATACTGCTGTTATGACTAAGAAAGTCTGTATTCAGCTGTTAGGAAATGCATATATAATTAGCTTGACCTATTCCTTGATACAAACTGGCAATATTTTCTCTATGTCTTTTTGTGGTTCTAACAAGATCAATCATTTCTACTGTGATGCCCCTCCTCTATTGAAACTGTCTTGCTCTGATACCTTCTTCAATGAGATAATTCTGTCTACTTTTGCTTCAATTGTCACTCTTTTAAATGCTGTGGCAATATTTCTTTCCTACATTTATATAATTTCTGCTATCCTGAAAATTCGATCTGCAACAGGGAGACAGAAAGCCTTTTCCACATGTGCTTCTCATTTTATGACAGTAGTTTTATTCTTTGGGACTCTTGTCTTCATGTATGTATCTCCTAGCTCTCGTTATTCTTTGAACAAAAATCGGTTAACTTCTGTAATATACACAATGGTAATCCCTATGGTAAATCCTATGATCTACAGCCTCAGGAACAATGATGTCAAACGAGCATTGAAAAAAGTCTTGGACAAAAAATTGAATTTTTAA